The Natribaculum luteum genome contains the following window.
CGGTGGCGAGTGCGTTGAGCACCGTCCCAGCAGCGGGGGCGACGGCTCGGCCATCCATACCCAGACTTGCTCGCAGCGGCTATTTACGAGTGGCGATCCGTGCGGTTATAGCCGCAGTTGGGGGAGACGGCCGGTGTGGGACGGCAGGAGAACGGTCGGTTTTTGCCAGTTCGTGTCCAATCGCCGGCTATGAGTACGCGCTCGAACGTCGCACCCAGCACGCTCTCGGTCGACCTCGTCGAGGGTGGCGTCGTCGTTCAGTACCTCGACGGACGGGAGACGTTCTACAACGGCGTCCCCGAACCCGTCGAGGGAGCGATCAAGACGCCGCCTGGCAAGGAAGTCCACGTCCTCGTCACCGACCCCGACGGCGTCGAGGGCGTCATGACGTACGTCAACGACCGCAACACCCACGACGACATCTTAGAATCGACCGGCGTCGGCCGGGTCATGCTCGAGTCGGACGACGA
Protein-coding sequences here:
- a CDS encoding DUF5796 family protein — translated: MSTRSNVAPSTLSVDLVEGGVVVQYLDGRETFYNGVPEPVEGAIKTPPGKEVHVLVTDPDGVEGVMTYVNDRNTHDDILESTGVGRVMLESDDEEELFPGVTVSTEAYSVLVEADLEVVDGRVFVFAEDEMSEHAYELVAEE